From the genome of Burkholderia cepacia ATCC 25416:
CGTGCGCAAGACGCTGCCCAAGCGCAAGCTGATCGCCGAATGGCTCGAACCGGCGCTGTTCGCCAGCGCGCAGTTCACGGTGCGCTTCGTCGGCGAAGAAGAAGGCCGCACGCTGAACGCCGGCTACCGCCACAAGGACTATCCGACCAACGTGTTGACCTTCGCGTACGACGCGGCGCCCGACGGCACCGTGATCGGCGACCTCGTGCTGTGCTGCCCGGTCGTCGAGAAGGAAGCGCACGACCAGGACAAGCCGCTCACCGCCCATTACGCGCACCTGCTGGTGCACGGCGCGCTGCACGCGCAGGGCTACGACCACGAGACGAGCGACGAGGACGCAGCCGAAATGGAAGCGCTCGAAGTCGACATCCTCGCGAAGCTGGGCTTCCCGAACCCGTACCAGTAAGCCGTCCGCACGATGCGCAACGCCGCGACGCTCTCGCCCGCCTACCCGCCGTCGATCGGCGACGGGCGCCTGCTGACGGAAGACGAACTCGCGGCGTCGCTCGCGCACACGATGCGCGACTGGGACGGCCGCCAGGATCTGTGGCTGTTCGGCTATGGCTCGCTGATCTGGAACCCGGGGCTGCCGACCGTCGCAGCCATACGCGGCAAGGTGCACGGCTATCATCGCGGGCTCTACCTGTGGTCGCGCGTGAACCGCGGCACACCCGAACGCCCCGGCCTCGTGCTCGCGCTCGATCGCGGCGGCTCGTGCTCGGGCATCGCGTTCCGGCTCGCCGGCCCGACCGCGCAACCGCACCTCGAAACGTTGTGGAAACGCGAGATGCCGATGGGTTCGTACCGGCCCGCGTGGCTGCCGTGCTCGCTCGAGAACGGCGAGCGCGTGAACGCACTCGCGTTCGTGATGCGCCGCGAAGCGCCGACCTATACGGGCAAGCTGTCCGACCCCGTCGTCAAGGAAGTGTTCAGTTGCGCGGCCGGCCGCTACGGCACGACGCTCGACTACGTCAGCCGCACGGTCGACGCGCTGCGCGCGAGCGGCATCCCCGATCGCGCGCTGGAAGGGCTGCTCGCGCGATGCCGGTGACGCGGCACGGCGCCCGGCTCGCCGCCACGCGCTGCCGCGCCGTGGGCACATTCTTGCGAGGGCAAGACCGATGAAATCGTCTCGCTGGTCGCGTTGCAGGGTTGCCGCGCTGATCGTCGCCGCGAGCGTCGCGCTGTCCGGCTGCGGAATACTCGGCTGCGGCGGCGCCGCGACCAACGGCGCGGCCGCCGGCGGCTGCTCGGCCGGCATGCGGTTCTGAACCGCGGCCGGGCGAAGCCCGCGTGCGGCAGAATGCCGCCGCTCACCGCCTCGGCCGAACGCTTTTCCGCGTCACGGCTCCGCTTCCCCTCCGCACCCGTTTTTTTCGCCGCTGCCCTGCCGCCCTTTTCTGGGATAGGATGGACGCGAGGACGATGCCGCGCCCGGCGCGGCCGTCCGAGAGGGGGCCCGTACGCGCTGCCCACCCTGGCCGTGCGGCCGGTGTGACACGGTCGCGTCGTGCCCTTGGTGTATCCTTGCCTACTCCGTGACAGCGCGCTCCGGCATGACCCGGGCGCACCACCATGAACGATTCGTATCCCAGTCGTAAGCCAACCGACAAACCGCAAGAAAAGCGCTCGCTGCTCGAGCGCCTGACCGACTTCATCTCGCCCGAGCCCGAATCCCGCGGCGAGCTGCTGGAAATCCTCCAGGACGCCCACGAACGCAACCTGATCGACGCCGATTCGCTGTCGATGATCGAAGGCGTGTTCCAGGTGTCCGACCTGTGCGCGCGCGACATCATGGTGCCGCGCGCACAGATGGACGCGATCAACATCGCCGACAAGCCCGAGGATTTCATCCCGTTCGTCCTCGAAAAGGCGCACTCGCGCTACCCCGTGTACGAGGAGAACCGCGACAACGTCATTGGCGTGCTGCTCGCGAAGGACCTGCTGCGTTTCTATGCCGAAGAGGAATTCGACGTGCGCGGGATGCTGCGCCCGGCCGTGTTCATTCCCGAATCGAAGCGCCTGAACGTGCTGCTGCACGACTTCCGCGTGAACCGCAACCACCTCGCGATCGTCGTCGACGAATACGGCGGCGTCGCGGGCCTGATCACGATCGAGGACGTGCTCGAGCAGATCGTCGGCGACATCGAGGACGAATACGATTTCGACGAGGAAGCCGGCAACATCATCTCGGGGCCCGACGGCCGCTACCGCGTGCGTGCGCTCACCGAGATCGAACAGTTCAACGAGACGTTCGGCACCGATTTCCCGGATGACGAAGTCGATACGATCGGCGGGCTGATCACGCATCATTTCGGCCGCGTCCCGCATCGCGGCGAGAAGCTGCAGCTCGGCAACCTCGTGTTCGAGATCCAGCGCGGCGATGCGCGCCAGGTCCACGTGCTGCTGGTGCGCCGCAACCCGCTCGCCAGCCGTCGCGCCGAAACCTCGCACGAGGACTGACCGTCGCGCGCCAGCCGCGCGTTCCACAACCGCTCGCCCACTTTCGCTTCACATGGACGATCCGATCCTGTCCCGCCCGGCTGGCGGCCTTCTCGCGCCGCCTCCCGGGCGCGCGCTGCCGCGCTGGCACTACCCGGCCGCGCTGCTCGCCGGCGCCGCCAATACGCTCAGCTTCGCGCCGACGCCGCATGGCGGCTGGCTGCAACTCGTCGTATTCGTCTGGTTTTTCGCGCAGCTCACGCGCACCGCGAGCTGGCGCAGCGCCGCGCTCACCGGCGGCGCGTTCGGCTTCGGCAACTTCATCAGCGGCATCTGGTGGCTCTACATCAGCATGCACGTCTACGGCGAGATGGCCGCACCACTCGCGGGCGGCGCGCTCGTGCTGTTCTCGCTGTACCTGTCGCTGTACCCGGCGTTCTCCGCCGGGCTGTGGTCGTTCTGCGCAGGCCATGCGTGGCATCGCCGCACGCCCGACCCGAGGCCGTTTTCGCCGACCTGGCACGGCGCATTCGCATTCGCGAGCGCATGGGCACTCGGCGAATGGCTGCGCGGCACTGTCTTCACCGGCTTCCCGTGGCTCGCAAGCGGCTATCCGCAGGTCGACGGCCCGTTCGCGGGCTTCGCGCCGGTCGCCGGGGTGTACGGGATCGCGTGGGTACTCGCGTTGTTCGCCGCGCTCGTCGTGCAGGCGCTCGCCGCCGCCCGGCCGTCGCCGCTCGCCGAACCCCGTGCCGGCAATGTGCGCGTGCGCATCGCCGCGCCGGCCGGCATCGCGGTCGCGCTGATCGCGGCCGGTCTCGGGCTGTCGCAGGTCACGTGGACCGTGCCCGCGAACGCGCCGCTCACCGTGCGGCTGCTGCAGGGCAACGTGAAGCAGGACATCAAGTTCGAGGAAGCGGGCATCGACGCGGCGATCAAGATGTACACGCAGATGATCGTCGAGAAGCCGGCCGACCTGATCGTCACGCCCGAAACCGCGATCGCGGTGATGATCCAGGAGTTGCCCGAGCCGTTCGCCGTCGCGATCCGCAAGTTCAGCGACACGACGGGCTCGGCCGTGCTGTTCGG
Proteins encoded in this window:
- the lnt gene encoding apolipoprotein N-acyltransferase — protein: MDDPILSRPAGGLLAPPPGRALPRWHYPAALLAGAANTLSFAPTPHGGWLQLVVFVWFFAQLTRTASWRSAALTGGAFGFGNFISGIWWLYISMHVYGEMAAPLAGGALVLFSLYLSLYPAFSAGLWSFCAGHAWHRRTPDPRPFSPTWHGAFAFASAWALGEWLRGTVFTGFPWLASGYPQVDGPFAGFAPVAGVYGIAWVLALFAALVVQALAAARPSPLAEPRAGNVRVRIAAPAGIAVALIAAGLGLSQVTWTVPANAPLTVRLLQGNVKQDIKFEEAGIDAAIKMYTQMIVEKPADLIVTPETAIAVMIQELPEPFAVAIRKFSDTTGSAVLFGAVGASVTEDGHYVDYTNSLYGVTPNSRDIYHYDKHHLVPFGEFIPWGFRWFVDLMKMPLGDFARGAPVQKPFLVHNQPVMADICYEDLFGEEIAATIRDNPQPPGVLVNVTNLAWFGDTIALDQHLQIARMRSLETGRPMLRSTNTGMTAAIDARGRVLGQLKPFTIGSLDVRIEGTSGFTPYVTSGNNIVLAVSFVLLAFGFTFGPGLRRRNGRNNGDAPPQ
- a CDS encoding HlyC/CorC family transporter, whose translation is MNDSYPSRKPTDKPQEKRSLLERLTDFISPEPESRGELLEILQDAHERNLIDADSLSMIEGVFQVSDLCARDIMVPRAQMDAINIADKPEDFIPFVLEKAHSRYPVYEENRDNVIGVLLAKDLLRFYAEEEFDVRGMLRPAVFIPESKRLNVLLHDFRVNRNHLAIVVDEYGGVAGLITIEDVLEQIVGDIEDEYDFDEEAGNIISGPDGRYRVRALTEIEQFNETFGTDFPDDEVDTIGGLITHHFGRVPHRGEKLQLGNLVFEIQRGDARQVHVLLVRRNPLASRRAETSHED
- the ybeY gene encoding rRNA maturation RNase YbeY — its product is MKSSRSRKSGRAQSAAPASPRLSLFDAKGKARTVNAQGLRIDFPDGRSLMFDLSGSSGEAAVAIVAQHNDPAMRAKIALQPEHYDSVTLHVGAEPAPREDDTEDALREPELDLSVQYGDEITSDVRKTLPKRKLIAEWLEPALFASAQFTVRFVGEEEGRTLNAGYRHKDYPTNVLTFAYDAAPDGTVIGDLVLCCPVVEKEAHDQDKPLTAHYAHLLVHGALHAQGYDHETSDEDAAEMEALEVDILAKLGFPNPYQ
- a CDS encoding gamma-glutamylcyclotransferase, translated to MRNAATLSPAYPPSIGDGRLLTEDELAASLAHTMRDWDGRQDLWLFGYGSLIWNPGLPTVAAIRGKVHGYHRGLYLWSRVNRGTPERPGLVLALDRGGSCSGIAFRLAGPTAQPHLETLWKREMPMGSYRPAWLPCSLENGERVNALAFVMRREAPTYTGKLSDPVVKEVFSCAAGRYGTTLDYVSRTVDALRASGIPDRALEGLLARCR